A single window of Leopardus geoffroyi isolate Oge1 chromosome D4, O.geoffroyi_Oge1_pat1.0, whole genome shotgun sequence DNA harbors:
- the SH3GLB2 gene encoding endophilin-B2 isoform X8: MDFNMKKLASDAGIFFTRAVQFTEEKFGQAEKTELDAHFENLLARADSTKNWTEKILRQTEVLLQPNPSARVEEFLYEKLDRKVPSRVTNGELLAQYMAEAASELGPTTPYGKTLIKVAEAEKRLGAAERDFIHTASINFLTPLRNFLEGDWKTISKERRLLQNRRLDLDACKARLKKAKAAEAKATLWNDEVDKAEQELRVAQTEFDRQAEVTRLLLEGISSTHVNHLRCLHEFVESQTTYYAQCYRHMLDLQKQLGSSQGAIFPGTFVGTTEPASPPLSSSSPTTAAATMPVGPSVAGLAPPGEAALCLEEVSPPASGTRKARVLYDYEAADSSELALLADELITVYSLPGMDPDWLIGERGNKKGKVPVTYLELLS, encoded by the exons ATGGACTTCAACATGAAGAAGCTGGCCTCGGACGCGGGCATCTTCTTCACCCGGGCGGTGCAG TTCACAGAAGAGAAATTCGGCCAGGCAGAGAAGACTGAGCTTGATGCCCACTTTGAAAACCTTCTGGCCCGGGCAGACAGCACCAAGAACTGGACCGAGAAAATCCTACGGCAGACAGAGGTGCTGCTGCAGCCGAACCCTA GTGCCCGAGTGGAGGAGTTCCTGTATGAGAAGCTGGACAGGAAGGTGCCCTCGCGGGTCACCAATGGGGAGCTGCTGGCACAGTACATGGCAGAGGCGGCTAGTGAGCTGGGGCCCACCACGCCCTATG GGAAGACGCTGATCAAGGTGGCAGAAGCTGAAAAGCGCCTGGGAGCCGCGGAGAGGGATTTCATCCACACGGCCTCCATCAACTTCCTCACGCCTCTGCGCAACTTCCTGGAAGGGGACTGGAAGACAATTTCG AAGGAGAGACGTCTTCTCCAAAACCGCCGTCTGGACTTGGATGCCTGCAAAGCGCGGCTGAAGAAGGCCAAGGCCGCAGAAGCCAAAGCCACG CTCTGGAATGACGAGGTGGACAAG GCCGAGCAGGAGCTCCGAGTGGCCCAGACCGAGTTTGACCGGCAGGCAGAAGTGACCCGGCTCCTGCTGGAGGGAATCAGCAGCACTCAC GTGAACCACCTTCGCTGCCTCCATGAGTTCGTGGAGTCCCAGACGACTTACTACGCGCAGTGCTACCGCCACATGCTGGACTTACAGAAACAGCTGGGCAG CTCCCAGGGAGCCAT ATTCCCAGGCACCTTCGTGGGCACCACGGAgcccgcctccccgcccctcaGCAGCAGCTCACCTACCACCGCCGCAGCCACTATGCCCGTGGGGCCCTCTGTGGCTGGCCTGGCCCCTCCAGGGGAGGCTGCTctctgcctggaggaggtgagcccaCCTGCCAGCGGGACCCGGAAGGCCCGGGTGCTCTACGACTACGAGgcggctgacagcagcgagttgGCCCTGCTGGCTGATGAG CTCATCACCGTCTACAGCCTGCCCGGCATGGACCCTGACTGGCTCATTGGCGAGAGAGGCAACAAGAAGGGCAAGGTCCCGGTCACCTACTTGGAACTGCTCAGCTAA
- the SH3GLB2 gene encoding endophilin-B2 isoform X5: MDFNMKKLASDAGIFFTRAVQFTEEKFGQAEKTELDAHFENLLARADSTKNWTEKILRQTEVLLQPNPSARVEEFLYEKLDRKVPSRVTNGELLAQYMAEAASELGPTTPYGKTLIKVAEAEKRLGAAERDFIHTASINFLTPLRNFLEGDWKTISKERRLLQNRRLDLDACKARLKKAKAAEAKATTVPDFQETRPRNYILSASASALWNDEVDKAEQELRVAQTEFDRQAEVTRLLLEGISSTHVNHLRCLHEFVESQTTYYAQCYRHMLDLQKQLGSSQGAIFPGTFVGTTEPASPPLSSSSPTTAAATMPVGPSVAGLAPPGEAALCLEEVSPPASGTRKARVLYDYEAADSSELALLADELITVYSLPGMDPDWLIGERGNKKGKVPVTYLELLS; this comes from the exons ATGGACTTCAACATGAAGAAGCTGGCCTCGGACGCGGGCATCTTCTTCACCCGGGCGGTGCAG TTCACAGAAGAGAAATTCGGCCAGGCAGAGAAGACTGAGCTTGATGCCCACTTTGAAAACCTTCTGGCCCGGGCAGACAGCACCAAGAACTGGACCGAGAAAATCCTACGGCAGACAGAGGTGCTGCTGCAGCCGAACCCTA GTGCCCGAGTGGAGGAGTTCCTGTATGAGAAGCTGGACAGGAAGGTGCCCTCGCGGGTCACCAATGGGGAGCTGCTGGCACAGTACATGGCAGAGGCGGCTAGTGAGCTGGGGCCCACCACGCCCTATG GGAAGACGCTGATCAAGGTGGCAGAAGCTGAAAAGCGCCTGGGAGCCGCGGAGAGGGATTTCATCCACACGGCCTCCATCAACTTCCTCACGCCTCTGCGCAACTTCCTGGAAGGGGACTGGAAGACAATTTCG AAGGAGAGACGTCTTCTCCAAAACCGCCGTCTGGACTTGGATGCCTGCAAAGCGCGGCTGAAGAAGGCCAAGGCCGCAGAAGCCAAAGCCACG ACGGTGCCTGACTTTCAGGAGACTAGACCTCGTAATTACATTCTCTCGGCCAGCGCCTCCGCG CTCTGGAATGACGAGGTGGACAAG GCCGAGCAGGAGCTCCGAGTGGCCCAGACCGAGTTTGACCGGCAGGCAGAAGTGACCCGGCTCCTGCTGGAGGGAATCAGCAGCACTCAC GTGAACCACCTTCGCTGCCTCCATGAGTTCGTGGAGTCCCAGACGACTTACTACGCGCAGTGCTACCGCCACATGCTGGACTTACAGAAACAGCTGGGCAG CTCCCAGGGAGCCAT ATTCCCAGGCACCTTCGTGGGCACCACGGAgcccgcctccccgcccctcaGCAGCAGCTCACCTACCACCGCCGCAGCCACTATGCCCGTGGGGCCCTCTGTGGCTGGCCTGGCCCCTCCAGGGGAGGCTGCTctctgcctggaggaggtgagcccaCCTGCCAGCGGGACCCGGAAGGCCCGGGTGCTCTACGACTACGAGgcggctgacagcagcgagttgGCCCTGCTGGCTGATGAG CTCATCACCGTCTACAGCCTGCCCGGCATGGACCCTGACTGGCTCATTGGCGAGAGAGGCAACAAGAAGGGCAAGGTCCCGGTCACCTACTTGGAACTGCTCAGCTAA
- the SH3GLB2 gene encoding endophilin-B2 isoform X9 produces MDFNMKKLASDAGIFFTRAVQFTEEKFGQAEKTELDAHFENLLARADSTKNWTEKILRQTEVLLQPNPSARVEEFLYEKLDRKVPSRVTNGELLAQYMAEAASELGPTTPYGKTLIKVAEAEKRLGAAERDFIHTASINFLTPLRNFLEGDWKTISKERRLLQNRRLDLDACKARLKKAKAAEAKATCEGDTVPDFQETRPRNYILSASASALWNDEVDKAEQELRVAQTEFDRQAEVTRLLLEGISSTHVNHLRCLHEFVESQTTYYAQCYRHMLDLQKQLGSSSPSTACPAWTLTGSLAREATRRARSRSPTWNCSAKQAPPGPPGSGPGGRGRVRPHHLSVGDSAARGGETSPIPSTSPVAQL; encoded by the exons ATGGACTTCAACATGAAGAAGCTGGCCTCGGACGCGGGCATCTTCTTCACCCGGGCGGTGCAG TTCACAGAAGAGAAATTCGGCCAGGCAGAGAAGACTGAGCTTGATGCCCACTTTGAAAACCTTCTGGCCCGGGCAGACAGCACCAAGAACTGGACCGAGAAAATCCTACGGCAGACAGAGGTGCTGCTGCAGCCGAACCCTA GTGCCCGAGTGGAGGAGTTCCTGTATGAGAAGCTGGACAGGAAGGTGCCCTCGCGGGTCACCAATGGGGAGCTGCTGGCACAGTACATGGCAGAGGCGGCTAGTGAGCTGGGGCCCACCACGCCCTATG GGAAGACGCTGATCAAGGTGGCAGAAGCTGAAAAGCGCCTGGGAGCCGCGGAGAGGGATTTCATCCACACGGCCTCCATCAACTTCCTCACGCCTCTGCGCAACTTCCTGGAAGGGGACTGGAAGACAATTTCG AAGGAGAGACGTCTTCTCCAAAACCGCCGTCTGGACTTGGATGCCTGCAAAGCGCGGCTGAAGAAGGCCAAGGCCGCAGAAGCCAAAGCCACG TGTGAGGGAGAT ACGGTGCCTGACTTTCAGGAGACTAGACCTCGTAATTACATTCTCTCGGCCAGCGCCTCCGCG CTCTGGAATGACGAGGTGGACAAG GCCGAGCAGGAGCTCCGAGTGGCCCAGACCGAGTTTGACCGGCAGGCAGAAGTGACCCGGCTCCTGCTGGAGGGAATCAGCAGCACTCAC GTGAACCACCTTCGCTGCCTCCATGAGTTCGTGGAGTCCCAGACGACTTACTACGCGCAGTGCTACCGCCACATGCTGGACTTACAGAAACAGCTGGGCAG CTCATCACCGTCTACAGCCTGCCCGGCATGGACCCTGACTGGCTCATTGGCGAGAGAGGCAACAAGAAGGGCAAGGTCCCGGTCACCTACTTGGAACTGCTCAGCTAAGCAGGCCCCTCCAGGCCCCCCCGGTTCTGGCCCGGGCGGGAGAGGACGTGTGCGGCCCCACCACCTGTCTGTCGGTGACTCAGCTGCTCGGGGTGGGGAGACCAGCCCCATTCCGTCCACATCCCCGGTCGCCCAGCTGTGA
- the SH3GLB2 gene encoding endophilin-B2 isoform X2 — MDFNMKKLASDAGIFFTRAVQFTEEKFGQAEKTELDAHFENLLARADSTKNWTEKILRQTEVLLQPNPSARVEEFLYEKLDRKVPSRVTNGELLAQYMAEAASELGPTTPYGKTLIKVAEAEKRLGAAERDFIHTASINFLTPLRNFLEGDWKTISKERRLLQNRRLDLDACKARLKKAKAAEAKATTVPDFQETRPRNYILSASASATLDDTSCPLSWAEWKEEYPGGWRPPCFFLLPLNPSVTRARGCLSLQKDRKLWNDEVDKAEQELRVAQTEFDRQAEVTRLLLEGISSTHVNHLRCLHEFVESQTTYYAQCYRHMLDLQKQLGSSQGAIFPGTFVGTTEPASPPLSSSSPTTAAATMPVGPSVAGLAPPGEAALCLEEVSPPASGTRKARVLYDYEAADSSELALLADELITVYSLPGMDPDWLIGERGNKKGKVPVTYLELLS, encoded by the exons ATGGACTTCAACATGAAGAAGCTGGCCTCGGACGCGGGCATCTTCTTCACCCGGGCGGTGCAG TTCACAGAAGAGAAATTCGGCCAGGCAGAGAAGACTGAGCTTGATGCCCACTTTGAAAACCTTCTGGCCCGGGCAGACAGCACCAAGAACTGGACCGAGAAAATCCTACGGCAGACAGAGGTGCTGCTGCAGCCGAACCCTA GTGCCCGAGTGGAGGAGTTCCTGTATGAGAAGCTGGACAGGAAGGTGCCCTCGCGGGTCACCAATGGGGAGCTGCTGGCACAGTACATGGCAGAGGCGGCTAGTGAGCTGGGGCCCACCACGCCCTATG GGAAGACGCTGATCAAGGTGGCAGAAGCTGAAAAGCGCCTGGGAGCCGCGGAGAGGGATTTCATCCACACGGCCTCCATCAACTTCCTCACGCCTCTGCGCAACTTCCTGGAAGGGGACTGGAAGACAATTTCG AAGGAGAGACGTCTTCTCCAAAACCGCCGTCTGGACTTGGATGCCTGCAAAGCGCGGCTGAAGAAGGCCAAGGCCGCAGAAGCCAAAGCCACG ACGGTGCCTGACTTTCAGGAGACTAGACCTCGTAATTACATTCTCTCGGCCAGCGCCTCCGCG ACTCTGGATGACACTTCCTGCCCCCTTTCCTGGGCCGAGTGGAAGGAGGAATATCCTGGAGGGTGGAGACcgccctgtttttttcttttgccattgaACCCCAGTGTGACTCGGGCACGAGGCTGCCTTTCTCTGCAGAAGGACAGAAAG CTCTGGAATGACGAGGTGGACAAG GCCGAGCAGGAGCTCCGAGTGGCCCAGACCGAGTTTGACCGGCAGGCAGAAGTGACCCGGCTCCTGCTGGAGGGAATCAGCAGCACTCAC GTGAACCACCTTCGCTGCCTCCATGAGTTCGTGGAGTCCCAGACGACTTACTACGCGCAGTGCTACCGCCACATGCTGGACTTACAGAAACAGCTGGGCAG CTCCCAGGGAGCCAT ATTCCCAGGCACCTTCGTGGGCACCACGGAgcccgcctccccgcccctcaGCAGCAGCTCACCTACCACCGCCGCAGCCACTATGCCCGTGGGGCCCTCTGTGGCTGGCCTGGCCCCTCCAGGGGAGGCTGCTctctgcctggaggaggtgagcccaCCTGCCAGCGGGACCCGGAAGGCCCGGGTGCTCTACGACTACGAGgcggctgacagcagcgagttgGCCCTGCTGGCTGATGAG CTCATCACCGTCTACAGCCTGCCCGGCATGGACCCTGACTGGCTCATTGGCGAGAGAGGCAACAAGAAGGGCAAGGTCCCGGTCACCTACTTGGAACTGCTCAGCTAA
- the SH3GLB2 gene encoding endophilin-B2 isoform X6, whose product MDFNMKKLASDAGIFFTRAVQFTEEKFGQAEKTELDAHFENLLARADSTKNWTEKILRQTEVLLQPNPSARVEEFLYEKLDRKVPSRVTNGELLAQYMAEAASELGPTTPYGKTLIKVAEAEKRLGAAERDFIHTASINFLTPLRNFLEGDWKTISKERRLLQNRRLDLDACKARLKKAKAAEAKATTVPDFQETRPRNYILSASASALWNDEVDKAEQELRVAQTEFDRQAEVTRLLLEGISSTHVNHLRCLHEFVESQTTYYAQCYRHMLDLQKQLGRFPGTFVGTTEPASPPLSSSSPTTAAATMPVGPSVAGLAPPGEAALCLEEVSPPASGTRKARVLYDYEAADSSELALLADELITVYSLPGMDPDWLIGERGNKKGKVPVTYLELLS is encoded by the exons ATGGACTTCAACATGAAGAAGCTGGCCTCGGACGCGGGCATCTTCTTCACCCGGGCGGTGCAG TTCACAGAAGAGAAATTCGGCCAGGCAGAGAAGACTGAGCTTGATGCCCACTTTGAAAACCTTCTGGCCCGGGCAGACAGCACCAAGAACTGGACCGAGAAAATCCTACGGCAGACAGAGGTGCTGCTGCAGCCGAACCCTA GTGCCCGAGTGGAGGAGTTCCTGTATGAGAAGCTGGACAGGAAGGTGCCCTCGCGGGTCACCAATGGGGAGCTGCTGGCACAGTACATGGCAGAGGCGGCTAGTGAGCTGGGGCCCACCACGCCCTATG GGAAGACGCTGATCAAGGTGGCAGAAGCTGAAAAGCGCCTGGGAGCCGCGGAGAGGGATTTCATCCACACGGCCTCCATCAACTTCCTCACGCCTCTGCGCAACTTCCTGGAAGGGGACTGGAAGACAATTTCG AAGGAGAGACGTCTTCTCCAAAACCGCCGTCTGGACTTGGATGCCTGCAAAGCGCGGCTGAAGAAGGCCAAGGCCGCAGAAGCCAAAGCCACG ACGGTGCCTGACTTTCAGGAGACTAGACCTCGTAATTACATTCTCTCGGCCAGCGCCTCCGCG CTCTGGAATGACGAGGTGGACAAG GCCGAGCAGGAGCTCCGAGTGGCCCAGACCGAGTTTGACCGGCAGGCAGAAGTGACCCGGCTCCTGCTGGAGGGAATCAGCAGCACTCAC GTGAACCACCTTCGCTGCCTCCATGAGTTCGTGGAGTCCCAGACGACTTACTACGCGCAGTGCTACCGCCACATGCTGGACTTACAGAAACAGCTGGGCAG ATTCCCAGGCACCTTCGTGGGCACCACGGAgcccgcctccccgcccctcaGCAGCAGCTCACCTACCACCGCCGCAGCCACTATGCCCGTGGGGCCCTCTGTGGCTGGCCTGGCCCCTCCAGGGGAGGCTGCTctctgcctggaggaggtgagcccaCCTGCCAGCGGGACCCGGAAGGCCCGGGTGCTCTACGACTACGAGgcggctgacagcagcgagttgGCCCTGCTGGCTGATGAG CTCATCACCGTCTACAGCCTGCCCGGCATGGACCCTGACTGGCTCATTGGCGAGAGAGGCAACAAGAAGGGCAAGGTCCCGGTCACCTACTTGGAACTGCTCAGCTAA
- the SH3GLB2 gene encoding endophilin-B2 isoform X7 — MDFNMKKLASDAGIFFTRAVQFTEEKFGQAEKTELDAHFENLLARADSTKNWTEKILRQTEVLLQPNPSARVEEFLYEKLDRKVPSRVTNGELLAQYMAEAASELGPTTPYGKTLIKVAEAEKRLGAAERDFIHTASINFLTPLRNFLEGDWKTISKERRLLQNRRLDLDACKARLKKAKAAEAKATCEGDLWNDEVDKAEQELRVAQTEFDRQAEVTRLLLEGISSTHVNHLRCLHEFVESQTTYYAQCYRHMLDLQKQLGSSQGAIFPGTFVGTTEPASPPLSSSSPTTAAATMPVGPSVAGLAPPGEAALCLEEVSPPASGTRKARVLYDYEAADSSELALLADELITVYSLPGMDPDWLIGERGNKKGKVPVTYLELLS; from the exons ATGGACTTCAACATGAAGAAGCTGGCCTCGGACGCGGGCATCTTCTTCACCCGGGCGGTGCAG TTCACAGAAGAGAAATTCGGCCAGGCAGAGAAGACTGAGCTTGATGCCCACTTTGAAAACCTTCTGGCCCGGGCAGACAGCACCAAGAACTGGACCGAGAAAATCCTACGGCAGACAGAGGTGCTGCTGCAGCCGAACCCTA GTGCCCGAGTGGAGGAGTTCCTGTATGAGAAGCTGGACAGGAAGGTGCCCTCGCGGGTCACCAATGGGGAGCTGCTGGCACAGTACATGGCAGAGGCGGCTAGTGAGCTGGGGCCCACCACGCCCTATG GGAAGACGCTGATCAAGGTGGCAGAAGCTGAAAAGCGCCTGGGAGCCGCGGAGAGGGATTTCATCCACACGGCCTCCATCAACTTCCTCACGCCTCTGCGCAACTTCCTGGAAGGGGACTGGAAGACAATTTCG AAGGAGAGACGTCTTCTCCAAAACCGCCGTCTGGACTTGGATGCCTGCAAAGCGCGGCTGAAGAAGGCCAAGGCCGCAGAAGCCAAAGCCACG TGTGAGGGAGAT CTCTGGAATGACGAGGTGGACAAG GCCGAGCAGGAGCTCCGAGTGGCCCAGACCGAGTTTGACCGGCAGGCAGAAGTGACCCGGCTCCTGCTGGAGGGAATCAGCAGCACTCAC GTGAACCACCTTCGCTGCCTCCATGAGTTCGTGGAGTCCCAGACGACTTACTACGCGCAGTGCTACCGCCACATGCTGGACTTACAGAAACAGCTGGGCAG CTCCCAGGGAGCCAT ATTCCCAGGCACCTTCGTGGGCACCACGGAgcccgcctccccgcccctcaGCAGCAGCTCACCTACCACCGCCGCAGCCACTATGCCCGTGGGGCCCTCTGTGGCTGGCCTGGCCCCTCCAGGGGAGGCTGCTctctgcctggaggaggtgagcccaCCTGCCAGCGGGACCCGGAAGGCCCGGGTGCTCTACGACTACGAGgcggctgacagcagcgagttgGCCCTGCTGGCTGATGAG CTCATCACCGTCTACAGCCTGCCCGGCATGGACCCTGACTGGCTCATTGGCGAGAGAGGCAACAAGAAGGGCAAGGTCCCGGTCACCTACTTGGAACTGCTCAGCTAA
- the SH3GLB2 gene encoding endophilin-B2 isoform X1, which yields MDFNMKKLASDAGIFFTRAVQFTEEKFGQAEKTELDAHFENLLARADSTKNWTEKILRQTEVLLQPNPSARVEEFLYEKLDRKVPSRVTNGELLAQYMAEAASELGPTTPYGKTLIKVAEAEKRLGAAERDFIHTASINFLTPLRNFLEGDWKTISKERRLLQNRRLDLDACKARLKKAKAAEAKATCEGDTVPDFQETRPRNYILSASASATLDDTSCPLSWAEWKEEYPGGWRPPCFFLLPLNPSVTRARGCLSLQKDRKLWNDEVDKAEQELRVAQTEFDRQAEVTRLLLEGISSTHVNHLRCLHEFVESQTTYYAQCYRHMLDLQKQLGSSQGAIFPGTFVGTTEPASPPLSSSSPTTAAATMPVGPSVAGLAPPGEAALCLEEVSPPASGTRKARVLYDYEAADSSELALLADELITVYSLPGMDPDWLIGERGNKKGKVPVTYLELLS from the exons ATGGACTTCAACATGAAGAAGCTGGCCTCGGACGCGGGCATCTTCTTCACCCGGGCGGTGCAG TTCACAGAAGAGAAATTCGGCCAGGCAGAGAAGACTGAGCTTGATGCCCACTTTGAAAACCTTCTGGCCCGGGCAGACAGCACCAAGAACTGGACCGAGAAAATCCTACGGCAGACAGAGGTGCTGCTGCAGCCGAACCCTA GTGCCCGAGTGGAGGAGTTCCTGTATGAGAAGCTGGACAGGAAGGTGCCCTCGCGGGTCACCAATGGGGAGCTGCTGGCACAGTACATGGCAGAGGCGGCTAGTGAGCTGGGGCCCACCACGCCCTATG GGAAGACGCTGATCAAGGTGGCAGAAGCTGAAAAGCGCCTGGGAGCCGCGGAGAGGGATTTCATCCACACGGCCTCCATCAACTTCCTCACGCCTCTGCGCAACTTCCTGGAAGGGGACTGGAAGACAATTTCG AAGGAGAGACGTCTTCTCCAAAACCGCCGTCTGGACTTGGATGCCTGCAAAGCGCGGCTGAAGAAGGCCAAGGCCGCAGAAGCCAAAGCCACG TGTGAGGGAGAT ACGGTGCCTGACTTTCAGGAGACTAGACCTCGTAATTACATTCTCTCGGCCAGCGCCTCCGCG ACTCTGGATGACACTTCCTGCCCCCTTTCCTGGGCCGAGTGGAAGGAGGAATATCCTGGAGGGTGGAGACcgccctgtttttttcttttgccattgaACCCCAGTGTGACTCGGGCACGAGGCTGCCTTTCTCTGCAGAAGGACAGAAAG CTCTGGAATGACGAGGTGGACAAG GCCGAGCAGGAGCTCCGAGTGGCCCAGACCGAGTTTGACCGGCAGGCAGAAGTGACCCGGCTCCTGCTGGAGGGAATCAGCAGCACTCAC GTGAACCACCTTCGCTGCCTCCATGAGTTCGTGGAGTCCCAGACGACTTACTACGCGCAGTGCTACCGCCACATGCTGGACTTACAGAAACAGCTGGGCAG CTCCCAGGGAGCCAT ATTCCCAGGCACCTTCGTGGGCACCACGGAgcccgcctccccgcccctcaGCAGCAGCTCACCTACCACCGCCGCAGCCACTATGCCCGTGGGGCCCTCTGTGGCTGGCCTGGCCCCTCCAGGGGAGGCTGCTctctgcctggaggaggtgagcccaCCTGCCAGCGGGACCCGGAAGGCCCGGGTGCTCTACGACTACGAGgcggctgacagcagcgagttgGCCCTGCTGGCTGATGAG CTCATCACCGTCTACAGCCTGCCCGGCATGGACCCTGACTGGCTCATTGGCGAGAGAGGCAACAAGAAGGGCAAGGTCCCGGTCACCTACTTGGAACTGCTCAGCTAA
- the SH3GLB2 gene encoding endophilin-B2 isoform X4, which produces MDFNMKKLASDAGIFFTRAVQFTEEKFGQAEKTELDAHFENLLARADSTKNWTEKILRQTEVLLQPNPSARVEEFLYEKLDRKVPSRVTNGELLAQYMAEAASELGPTTPYGKTLIKVAEAEKRLGAAERDFIHTASINFLTPLRNFLEGDWKTISKERRLLQNRRLDLDACKARLKKAKAAEAKATCEGDTVPDFQETRPRNYILSASASALWNDEVDKAEQELRVAQTEFDRQAEVTRLLLEGISSTHVNHLRCLHEFVESQTTYYAQCYRHMLDLQKQLGSSQGAIFPGTFVGTTEPASPPLSSSSPTTAAATMPVGPSVAGLAPPGEAALCLEEVSPPASGTRKARVLYDYEAADSSELALLADELITVYSLPGMDPDWLIGERGNKKGKVPVTYLELLS; this is translated from the exons ATGGACTTCAACATGAAGAAGCTGGCCTCGGACGCGGGCATCTTCTTCACCCGGGCGGTGCAG TTCACAGAAGAGAAATTCGGCCAGGCAGAGAAGACTGAGCTTGATGCCCACTTTGAAAACCTTCTGGCCCGGGCAGACAGCACCAAGAACTGGACCGAGAAAATCCTACGGCAGACAGAGGTGCTGCTGCAGCCGAACCCTA GTGCCCGAGTGGAGGAGTTCCTGTATGAGAAGCTGGACAGGAAGGTGCCCTCGCGGGTCACCAATGGGGAGCTGCTGGCACAGTACATGGCAGAGGCGGCTAGTGAGCTGGGGCCCACCACGCCCTATG GGAAGACGCTGATCAAGGTGGCAGAAGCTGAAAAGCGCCTGGGAGCCGCGGAGAGGGATTTCATCCACACGGCCTCCATCAACTTCCTCACGCCTCTGCGCAACTTCCTGGAAGGGGACTGGAAGACAATTTCG AAGGAGAGACGTCTTCTCCAAAACCGCCGTCTGGACTTGGATGCCTGCAAAGCGCGGCTGAAGAAGGCCAAGGCCGCAGAAGCCAAAGCCACG TGTGAGGGAGAT ACGGTGCCTGACTTTCAGGAGACTAGACCTCGTAATTACATTCTCTCGGCCAGCGCCTCCGCG CTCTGGAATGACGAGGTGGACAAG GCCGAGCAGGAGCTCCGAGTGGCCCAGACCGAGTTTGACCGGCAGGCAGAAGTGACCCGGCTCCTGCTGGAGGGAATCAGCAGCACTCAC GTGAACCACCTTCGCTGCCTCCATGAGTTCGTGGAGTCCCAGACGACTTACTACGCGCAGTGCTACCGCCACATGCTGGACTTACAGAAACAGCTGGGCAG CTCCCAGGGAGCCAT ATTCCCAGGCACCTTCGTGGGCACCACGGAgcccgcctccccgcccctcaGCAGCAGCTCACCTACCACCGCCGCAGCCACTATGCCCGTGGGGCCCTCTGTGGCTGGCCTGGCCCCTCCAGGGGAGGCTGCTctctgcctggaggaggtgagcccaCCTGCCAGCGGGACCCGGAAGGCCCGGGTGCTCTACGACTACGAGgcggctgacagcagcgagttgGCCCTGCTGGCTGATGAG CTCATCACCGTCTACAGCCTGCCCGGCATGGACCCTGACTGGCTCATTGGCGAGAGAGGCAACAAGAAGGGCAAGGTCCCGGTCACCTACTTGGAACTGCTCAGCTAA